DNA from Intestinimonas massiliensis (ex Afouda et al. 2020):
GAACATGGAGAAGTCGAAAATAAATGTGTATGGAGGCTAACCTCCCCAGTTTTCTCCTGACATTCTCAAGTGCGTCCCTGTCATCCTCTGCGATAAACCGGCTCCAGTTATCAGTGATGCTTTGCAGTATCGGCGTCACTTCCGCGCAGTCCAGTTCCTGAAAGGAGAGGAGGCTTTCCAGAAAGGGAAACTCCTTCTGGACGTCCGGAACGCCTTGCGTACCAAGGGAATCATACTGGAAAATCTCTCTGTCCTCAGAGAAATACATTTTGGCATACCACATGGCAGATCACCTCAAAATAGACAATCGTAATATAGAAATACAGACAGTCTTGACAAGGGGTGAAAAGTATGTTACCATACGATCACGGAAAGACTGTCAAAAGTAATTTACAGTTAGTCTAACACGAGGACTGCGGATTGTCAATGAAAAAGACGGTCACAAATCCGAAAAAGCACCTCGACAACTGAATACCCATCACCGGAGATGATACACGCCGGAGAAGTAACGCCAGGACGCTGCGCAAAGCGGTCGAGCGTACCAAGGCAGCGAAAACGCCGTGCAGGTCAAACAAGGCCGCGGGGCAGGAACGGGTACGGTGCGTGGCAGAGAACAAAGAAAGGGGGAAGAAACATACATCGTTCCTGCAAAAAAGGAAAACCGCTGAACTGTTGCAGCAGTTCAGCGGCGTGCCGCGTTTCGGAAAACGCAGACTCCATCTGCAAACAGTCTAACAGAGGGACCTCCGAAACGCAAGTAATTTTTCTCTGAATTCTATTGGAGGTAACGATTTTGAAAATATCGACCTATCACAGCTACGATGAGTTGCCGCTGTTTCTCAACGCGGAACTGGTGGCAAAGGTGCTGGGCGTGTCCATCTCCAGTGCCTACGAGCTGATGCACGAAGAAGTATTTCCGTCTGTGCGCATCGGCAGTCGGTTCGTGGTGCCCAAGGATAAATTCCAACAGTGGGTAGAGCGGCAGACTGGAGGTGCCAGATGAGAACCTGGACAAAGCGCGATCCGGTCAAGAATTATTTTCCTCTGCCCAATGAGATCTATCAGCTGGGCCTGTCTCACGGCGCGATCGCTGTCTACGGTTACCTGCTCCGCATCGAAGACCGCAGAACCTATCAGTGCCATCCCAGCTACGCCACCATCGGCAAGGCGGTGGGTATGAGCAATAACACCGTGCGGAAGTATGTGCAGGAGTTGGAGGAACGCGGGCTCATCGTCACGGAGCGCACCAGCATCATCACGCAGGACGGGCGCAAGCAAAACGGAAGTCTGCTCTACACGATCCTGCCGATCCAGTTTTCCATTGACCAGTTTTATCAGCGGCAGATGGATGCTGTGGACAGAGCAAAGGAGCGGCAGCGCGTGGCAAGACGCATGGAGCAGACCAGCGTGTGAAGGCGACAAAGTTTGCCGTTCTGACACCCGGCCGCGCAGGGTTTCCGAACCACACAAAACGGTCTGAGGGTAGAGATAGCGCCCCCGCTCGAAACGCCCCGTGTTTCGCCCTGTGAGCCGCTGTGTGCGCGGTTCCGGGATGGGGTGGCGTGTGTACCCGCCAAAGCCCTTTGAAACGAGCGTTGCAGCGTTTGTGGGCGATGTGGGAAAAGCTACGGTGAATCCTGCTCCGACGATGGGAAAATGAGCCTTTGGGGAGGGTGTTTTTCCTCCTGACCATGCCCTGTTCCGGAGGTTTTCGCCCCTTATTTACCCGTTCGATAAAAGCACAAGATAAAGGGCCGCAGTCGCAAGCGCCTGCGGCCCGCCCACAAAGCCCCGCAGTGCGGGGCTTTTTCGCGCTTTCCAAAGCGCAGTCTATTTCAGCATATTTCAGAAAAACCGCAGTCTGGTTTCCAAAGAGGCACGGTGTTTCCGGCACTCGCGCCCCTTTTGACCGACGGCAAGGAAAGGAGAACACCGATGGAAGAAAAAGTGAAAAAGAAAACGACATTCTGGCTCCCGCCCGACATGATCGACCGCATGGACAGCTGGCTGAAAGCTGATAACTGCCGCAGCCGCAATGAATTCGTAGAAAAGGCCCTGCGGTTCTACATGGGCTATCTCGGCACGGAGGACAACACCGCCTATCTCTCCCAAGCCATCCTCACCGCCATTCAGGGTACGCTGGACGACAACAACAATCGGCTCTGCCGCATTCTTTTCAAGTGCGCGGTGGAGCTAAATATGCTGTGCCACACCATCGCTGCGCACTTCCGTACCGATCCCATCCACACGCGGGAGCTGCGGGCCTACGCGGTGGATGAGGTGAAGCGCACCAATGGTCAGGTGAGTTTTGAGAGCGCAGTGCATCAGCAGCGCCGCATTAAGCCGGAGGATGAATGGCCCGGATCGTACTGATTTCCCCCTACCTCAAGGGCGGACAGAACGCCGCGAAGCTGGCCCAGCGTACTCGCTACGTCGCCACCCGTCCTGGCGTGGAGCTGTTGGCGGATGAGCGCAGTACACTCCCCGTCACAAAAAAGGCTGCTCGATGCGGATGCATATGTGAACAGGTTTGGAAACGTATTTTTTGCGCCGCAATAGTCAAAGAAACATTTTGGAAAACAGTAGCTTTGTGCGCCGGGTTGTGGTATGTGTTGTGGCAACCAAAAGGAGGTGCCGCAATGTACGACTACATGAAAGCCCTGCAAAAGCGTTTCGACCGTCAGGAACACAGCGAATTGGACGCACAGGTCGAATACGCCCAAGAGAAACTGCGGCGGGATATGGACGCCGTGGGGCGCAGAAAGCTGCTGCGGCTGTTGGACGCGCAGAATGCGTTGCTGGTTGAAGCCACGCTGATGAGTTTCACGGCGGGTTTCAAGTTGGCGTGGGGCATGGCAAAAGAGTTGGAGGCAGACGGGCTCTACTCCTTCGAGCGTGAGGAAGAAGAACACATCTGCCGTCCGGCGGAACAGGAGGACTGAATGGCGAAACGAAGACCGTCCGGCGACGGCATGGTGCGCAAGCGGGAGGACGGCCGCTGGGAGGGCCGCATCGTGGTGGGCCACAAGAAAAACGGTACGCCCATCTTCCAGCACGCCTATGCGCATACGCAAAAGGAGCTGACGGAAAAGCTCCATCAGAATATCGAACGCTATCAGGATGTGGAGCTGACCGAGGACAGCCGCATGACCTTGGGGGAGTGGCTGGACCGTTGGCTGACGGACTATAAAGAGAACACCGTCCGCCCTGGCACCCTTGCGGGGTATCGAAGCTGCATCGAAAACTACATCAAGCCGCAGCTCGGCGGCAAGCAGGTGTCGCTGGTGACATCGCAGGATGTGCAGAAGCTCTATCGGAGGCTGAAAGAGAACGGTCGGGTCAGGGAGCATCTGAGGTTTGGTTCCGCACTGTCGGACACCACCATCAACCGCCTCCACGCCATCTTCCACCAGGCAATGGAGGACGGCCTCCATGCGCATATCATCGCCAAGAATCCAACCGTGGGCGCAACGGTGCCAAAGGCAAGCCATGCGCCGAAACGTGTCCTGACCGACAGGGAATTGGACACCTTTCTGGACGCCGTGCGGGAAGACAGGATATGGGGAGACTTCTTCTATGTGGAGCTGACCACGGGCCTGCGGCGGGGCGAGATCTGCGGGCTCATGTGGCAGGACTTTGACGCACGGAACGGCATCCTGCAAGTGCGCCGCACCCTTCATGACCGAAAGTTGGGGGTCGATATGCTGGGTAAGACCAAGACCCGCAGCGGTGAGCGCACCATCGTCCTGCCCCGCAGCACGGCGGAGATCCTGCGCAGACGGAAAGAAAACGCCATCACCCAATGGATCTTCCCCGATCCCGTCCGACCGGAGATGCCGCTGTCTCCGAACTGCGCCTACACGCACATGAAAGCGATCTTACACAAGGCGGGTCTGCCGGACATCCGCTTTCACGATCTGCGGCATACCTTCGCCACCCACGCCATCGCCAGCGGCGTGGACGCCAAAACCCTGTCCGGCATTCTGGGTCACACCAACGCCAGCTTCACGCTGGATACCTACACCCACGTCACACCGGATATGCAGAAAGCCGCCAGCGGCATCGTTGGCGGCTTCATGGAGGAAATCTTCGGGAAGGAGTTGAAACCGTGGCAAAGAAACGGAAAAGCGGAACCGGCACCGTAAGACAGCGCGGCGACGGCCGGTGGGAGGGCCGCGTTGTCATCGGCTATGATGACAATGGCCTTCCCAAGACAAAGAATGTTCTCGCCAAAACAAAGCGGGAATGTCAAGAAAAGTTGAAGACACTCGCCGAAAGCATGGTGGGGAGGAATGACCGAAAGGTCAAACCGGATATGCTGTTCGGGGACTGGCTATGCTACTGGTATGAAACCCACAGCAAACCGACGCTCCGCGCCTCCACACAGAACAACTACGAAAACGTCATCCACAACCATGTCCTGCCGGAGATCGGGAAAATCCCGCTGAACAAATTGTCGCAGAATGATTTACAGCAGTTCTACGGACGGCTGAAAAAGAACGGCCGCAAGCGTCTGACGGAGCAATACGGCGCGGGACTTTCCGACCGCATGGTGCGGATGTGCCACGCGGTCTGCCGCTCCGCCTTGGAACGGGCCGTGCGGGATGACCTGC
Protein-coding regions in this window:
- a CDS encoding helix-turn-helix transcriptional regulator, whose protein sequence is MKISTYHSYDELPLFLNAELVAKVLGVSISSAYELMHEEVFPSVRIGSRFVVPKDKFQQWVERQTGGAR
- a CDS encoding helix-turn-helix domain-containing protein, with protein sequence MRTWTKRDPVKNYFPLPNEIYQLGLSHGAIAVYGYLLRIEDRRTYQCHPSYATIGKAVGMSNNTVRKYVQELEERGLIVTERTSIITQDGRKQNGSLLYTILPIQFSIDQFYQRQMDAVDRAKERQRVARRMEQTSV
- a CDS encoding ribbon-helix-helix domain-containing protein; protein product: MEEKVKKKTTFWLPPDMIDRMDSWLKADNCRSRNEFVEKALRFYMGYLGTEDNTAYLSQAILTAIQGTLDDNNNRLCRILFKCAVELNMLCHTIAAHFRTDPIHTRELRAYAVDEVKRTNGQVSFESAVHQQRRIKPEDEWPGSY
- a CDS encoding tyrosine-type recombinase/integrase, yielding MAKRRPSGDGMVRKREDGRWEGRIVVGHKKNGTPIFQHAYAHTQKELTEKLHQNIERYQDVELTEDSRMTLGEWLDRWLTDYKENTVRPGTLAGYRSCIENYIKPQLGGKQVSLVTSQDVQKLYRRLKENGRVREHLRFGSALSDTTINRLHAIFHQAMEDGLHAHIIAKNPTVGATVPKASHAPKRVLTDRELDTFLDAVREDRIWGDFFYVELTTGLRRGEICGLMWQDFDARNGILQVRRTLHDRKLGVDMLGKTKTRSGERTIVLPRSTAEILRRRKENAITQWIFPDPVRPEMPLSPNCAYTHMKAILHKAGLPDIRFHDLRHTFATHAIASGVDAKTLSGILGHTNASFTLDTYTHVTPDMQKAASGIVGGFMEEIFGKELKPWQRNGKAEPAP